aacATGCATTTCTTTTGTATCGTAATTTTAGACAACATCTTCAccttgttttaatttttgagtccTATAATATGTTTCGAGTAATGAATcgctgttttcttttttggactgTTCCTACTTTAATTTGTTCTGTaatgtattcaatttttatctgAATCTGAATCATGGTTTCAAAGTTGAACTTTTAAGCTGTTAGATTGAAAAATGATAATTGTTGAACGGGAAATAATGTGCTCCAGGATATCCATTTCTaggattttgaaaattcattttgtAACAATGATGgcaccaaaattttcattggTGTGCTCCATTGACATGAAAGATATCCCTTGATGAGATATTGTGTATGGAAGGCCCGTTTCTTGTTTCATGGGACTAGCAAACATGCACATTCATGTTTTGCTCAAGAGTTGGGTTTATTAGAAGTCTTAAAGTTATTTTTGTGATTTGAGCAACAAAATTTTGGTTCTCGATTGAAGAGTGCTGTTAATATGTCTGTAATGGATGGAACTATTGGCTGGATGTTAGCTGTATCATTTGTGAGCTCCAATGGCGACTTTATTGATTGTGCTTCACTGCTGATTTTTCTTGAACTAGATGAAAGAGAGTAGAGATGGAATCAGAAGCGGTAGACATTCAAAATCTTCATCTGTTAGCTCACTTCCACTCATCTTGGACATAGACGACTTTAAGGTGAAAAACTGCAAAATATATCATTACCTTATGTAACTATTGTAGTATACCAATGATGCACTTGGGCATTAATGTAAAGTAAAGATTGAAATTCCTTGGGATTTAATTTGCAGGGGGAGTTTTCATTTGATGCATTGTTTGGGAACCTGGTAAATGATCTTCTCCCATCttttcaagaagaagaaacagacATATCTGAAGGTCATAGCAACATCAGTGGGCACGATGGTTTGTCAAATGGACATATGCGAGCACCATCGGATGCAGCAAAGTTTGCGCAAGGACTGTCAGACCCTCTATTTCCAGAAGTAGATAAGATCTTATCTCTGTTCAAGGATTCTTGCAAAGAGTTGGTTGATCTCCAGAAACAGGTATGCCTTGTGACAGCGTAGGTATTGGACTTACAAagtcatttcaattttttctgaaGTTGTTGATTTCCCCCTCTTACCCTTGAAGATTGATGGAAGACTCAACAATCTTAAGAAGGAGGTTTCTGTACAAGACTCTAAGCACCGCAAGACACTTGCTGAGGTTAGTTAGCAGAGGGCATACATTTTACTGTTTATCCTATTCAGAAAATGTTTCGCACACTGTACTCAAAGAAGGAGCAGCAGTCCTTTTCAACTGGGAAATGTTATTGTCAGAGCTCAGACTATCATCGTTAGAGCTCAACATGGATATTGGGGTTGGACTTGATGCATTTCTCAAAGCTGGAAATGACATTTCCCTGTTGAAAATATATGGAAATTACTGCATCTGGCCTTTTGTGATTTTCACCTTTCGTTTGGTAACCAGTTTCATATGTGAAGAATTCCATGGAAGTAACATATATGCTTCTCTTTATTGTTTGATAAAACCAATTGTTTACTATTTTAACTTGCTTTTTTAACATGGTTTTCCACCAATGTTAAAGTGAAAACATGTAAATTTTTCACAAAGTGAGGAATCTAAAGTCCAAAAGTGCTTTGAATCTCAAAGCATTAGATGAATCTGAATTGAATAGTGAATCACAAATTTGACTATATTAGTTATGCATGTTATTTCTCAGCTTGAAAAAGGAGTAGACGGCTTGTTTGGTAGCTTTGCCAGGTTGGATTCTCGTATATCAAGTGTTGGACAGACTGCTGCAAAAATAGGAGATCATCTGCAGGTGAAGTTTGTCCTATGCTTGGTTGCTACTGCATATGCTTTAACGTCCAAAGTTGTACTTGTTAATGATTTCTACTGTGCAATTATTTCTTTAACTCTTTGTTAATTTGTGTTTGTAATTTGTGggttttccttgtcagagtgCAGATGCTCAGCGGGATACTGCTAGTCAAACGATAGAGCTCATAAAGGTAGTCAGGGTCCATTTATTATATGCTAccctttatttttaataagtTAACACCTTGTTATCATAAATCCTTGCAGTACTTGATGGAGTTTAATAGCAGCCCAGGCGATCTGATGGAACTTTCACCCCTATTTTCCGATGATAGTCGTGTTGCAGAGGCTGCTAAAATTGCACAGAAACTGCGTAAGATGGCATTATCATCTTAAAAAATCTGTAGTTATTTTTTAAGGCACACTATTCATgagcatctctctctctctctctctctctctctctctctctctctctctctctctagaaatGGGTATCAAAGACACTGGGGGGTAGCCAGTAGCTGTGATTCGTTTGCAAGATATGGTCATGAAATATTCTTAGGTGAATGAAACTAGATTAAATTTGCATCCGACTTGTGTAGATATGACTTCATGAGTGTATGCAAATAATTACCATTCTCCGTCATGAGTGTTTAGCACCCTATAGAGTTGTAGAAGAAACTGATCATGTCAGTGTGATATCTTTTAAGAACAGACTTGTAATTTTCGATAATACCATCCAATATCCGACTGTGTAGATATGACTTCATGAGTGTATGCAAATAATTACCATCCACCGTCAAGAGTGTTTAGCACCCTATAGAGTTGTAGAAGAAACTGATAATGTCCATGTGCTGATAATGTCAATGTGATATCTTTTAAGAACAGACTTGTAATTTATGATAATACCATCCAATATCCTGGCAACGGGGAGAAAAATGTGATTATTGCTTTTGGTAAATAAGTTTCGTTTACAAATGGATTTTAGGAGTGGTAAAAGTTCTCTTCATTGCAATAATAACCTTCCATGCTTCTATCAATATTAGGGGCATTTGCTGAGGAAGATATTGGAAGACAAGGTATAGCTGTACCATCACTTATGGGCAATGCAACAGCTAGCAGAGGATTAGAAGTTGCAGTTTCTAATCTTCAGGACTACTGCAATGGTATGTATGTAGTCACAAAAATATCTTGTCTAGTTGGGAAATTGACTATAGTCTCCATGCTATCTTTTGAAGTCACTGGGCCAAAAACTTTTTTCAAAACTAATGGAGCACCTTCTTAATGATTCTATATGAAAATGTGGAATCCTAGAAATTAAAAGCTTGGGTGGGAAAGAGTTTGGAGTCCCTTACAAATtatgttgatttattttaatcaagttctttttcttcttaccttcttAATAGAATTGGAGAACAGATTGCTAGCTCGTTTTGATGCTGCATCACAGAGAAGAGAATTGTCAACCATGGCAGAATGTGCTAAAATTTTATCTCAGGTAATAATTGTTTTTAGACCTAATAGATCATGATATTCTTAGATTTTAACACCAAAACTCCaggcctctctctctcaagctcTAATTTCATACCGTATCAGATATTTTTACAGCTTTTATTCATTAGAAAAATCCCTTTgccttattttgtttatttaaattgCAATGCAGTTTAACAGGGGCACTAGTGCCATGCAACATTATGTGGCAACACGTCCAATGTTTATTGACGTGGAAGTCATGAATGCAGATACCAGATTGGTTCTTGGTGATGAGGGTTCACAGGCTAGTCCTAGCAATGTTGCTCGTGGACTTTCTTCTTTATATAAAGAAATCACAGGTTTAAAAAATGCCATTGATCCAGATTAGAGGTTATATTCCTCAATATATTTGTTATATCTTTGTTTCTATTGCAGATACTGTGCGCAAGGAAGCTGCAACAATTATGGCTGTATTCCCTTCTCCTAATGAAGTTATGTCAATCTTAGTTCAGGTACCAACCAggattttactttattttattctttttatcttttttgcaTGAGTGTATCTTTGCTCCCCACACTTCACCCAGTTGTAGCCTAACCATCCCCTTCTAAGCCTGCCATGCATCATATAAACCATTGGGCAAACCCTTTGCAATCAAGACATCCCATCTGGATGCATTGACTGCAGTGTTAACCCAGGGTTAGTTTATATAACACATAGGCTTGGAAGGGATTGGTAAGCCTACATGTTGGTTAAGGGTGACGACGAAAAATGACTCCTTTTGGGTTCATTTTGGTTCCACGTTAATGAAgtacttgatttttttatttttttttttcacctttATAACTAGTTTTCTTACGTTGGGTGCAGCGAGTTTTAGAGCAGAGAGTTACTGCTCTACTCGACAAATTATTAGTTAAGCCATCTCTGGTGAATATACCTCCTATAGAAGAAGGCGGACTTCTACTAGTGAGTAAATTTACTATGGCTGTTTCCTCCctccctcctctctttcttgcACACTAAATGCTTTTGAACTAACAATCGGTTCTTTCTTTAACTTGTATTTGACCTGAGGCTGCAGTATCTTAGAATGCTAGCAGTGGCGTATGAGAAGACACAAGAACTTGCTAGAGACCTACGAGCTGTGGGATGTGGTGACTTGGATGTCGAGGGTAATGAATTAACTTGAAATCTAGCtccttatttatttgttttctcaaTGCAGAGTACTTGTGTGACTATTATGGTACTAATGGTTAATATAAGGTAACCATGAGGCTTTTggccaaaaataaaaggctTGTGGATTGTGTTTTGGAGCAATTGACACTGAAAAGATTAATTGGGAAACAAAGATAGGCAGCACTTGAGATGCCTGATATGGTTTCAGAAACTTCGATTTCTATATTGTTGAGTTCATCTACTGCGGGGTTCTAACTAGATGGTTCCAGACTGGGTTCCTTTTGCCTCCTATGTACTTGGACTTTGCccttgtttttaaaaaagatgtttttatttattaaaatagcAGAAATTGCTATTCTTTAACAAATCCTAGGCTCACAGCCAACAAATATTTACCTGTACCATCTTACTTGGTGAGAATGTTTGCATTCAGTCAGTCCTCATTTTGCTTTGGTTGGAATTGCTTCATTCTACTTATCTACTCGGGGATTTTCATAGAAAGTTCCTCTGATGGTGCAGGCCTCACGGAGTCTCTATTTTCTTCTCACAAGGATGGATATCCTGAACATGAGCAGGGCTCCCTTAGACAACTATATCAAGCTAAGGTTTGCATCAAATGCATCATCTCTTGACCAAGCTAACTCTCATTCTGTGTTGGTGGTAACAATCCATAACATGCATTACTCTTTGCAGATGGCGGAACTACGTGCTGAAAGCCAGCAAATATCTGAATCAAGTGGAACAATTGGGCGTTCAAAAGGGGCTGCAGTAGCATCTTCCCACCAGCAAATATCTGTCACTGTTGTGACAGAGTTTGTCCGTTGGAATGAAGAAGCAATTACCAGATGCACATTGTTTTCATCTCAAGTAATGTTTGTTGTTTCAAGGGATTCTACATATAATTACTCAGGAGTTTTCAACTTTTATCTAATGACTTAGGATTCGGGAAAAATGTTTGCCTAGTATGTTTTAAAGTCTGGAAGAAACATATTTATAATTATGCCCCTAAGTTTTGCTTTGACAGTGTTCCAGTGTAGTGTTACTTCTGTTCTCCCCAACATTGGGGtctaccttttctttttctcttttggctTTATCAGGTTAACGTGCATTAACAGAGTTCCTTTGTTTAATGTTGAAATTGGAGATTGGTTATGAGGTGTTTTAAAATCTATCTGCACACGGagattatgaatttgaagaCATAGTTGTATGAAAATCATGCTAAAAGGAGCTTTTTCCCCTGTGGATAAGTAGGAAATTCACCTTCACTGGTGCATTAGTCAGGTGCATGTTATGCTGATGATATAAAACTGATAATTGGGAGATGGGCAAACTCATTAAGGGTAGGAAAATAGGGGGAAAAACAATGTCCTTGTAGATGGTAAAATTGAGGTTTGAATTGTACTGGTTTTATATAAAGTATCAGATATTATACCAGTTTaacaaattgatttttttacatgttgttGTACAGCCTGCAACCCTTGCAGCAAATGTAAAAGCAGTCTTCACTTCTCTGCTAGACCAAGTAAGTTGGTTCTTAGATAGAGGGTTTGATCAAATTTTGGTTCATACAggttcagtttttatttttatttttaaattatcaaagaaagaaattcagGAATGTTTTTAACATTTCAGGTCAGTCAATATATAACAGAAGGTCTTGAACGAGCAAGAGACAGCCTGACTGAAGCTGCAGCTTTGAGAGAAAGATTTGTGCTGGGCACTAGCGTTAGTAGAAGGgtggctgctgctgctgcttctgctGTACTTACCTTATCGTATACTTTTTGTTGCATTCTAAATTGTGAACTATAGAATGtagttatattttaaataaatgtgtAGTCTACCCAACACAGTGGAGTTAAGGGATATGAATGGCTGATGTGTAGGCAGAAGCTGCTGCCGCCGCTGGTGAAAGCAGTTTCAGATCTTTCATGGTTGCTGTACAACGCTGCGGTAGTAGTGTGGCTATAGTTCAGCAAGTATGTTTCTGGATTGCCATTATCTAAATGCTTTGAATGTTGCTTTGAATGGAATGACCTGGTATGTTTTGAGAGCTTAAATTGATTGCCATTTTTCTCTCCAGTATTTTTCAAATTCTATATCTCGGCTTCTACTCCCTGTCGATGGTGCACATGCTGCTTCATGTGAAGAAATGGCAACGGCTATGTCCAGTGCAGAGAGTGCTGCATATAAGGGGCTTCAACAGTGTATTGAAACTGTGATGGCGGAGGTTAGTTATTGAATTGTAGATCTGCTATTTACATTCTAGGGTTAGGCATGTATACTTCATAATTCCACCCCTTTAGTTTCAATTAAGTATAGTATTGGTTTGTCTTTCATGCTAGGTGCTGCTCTACATGTGTGTACACTAGTTCTTGTTGATTCTTGTGTTTCTTGAATATGTATTTTGCTCTCTATGTCAATTCCTCCATCTCTCATCTTTTTCCTATTGTGAAATTCCTACTATCCAGGTGGAGCGGTTACTTTCTGCTGAACAGAAGGCAACAGATTATAGATCACCTGAAGATGGATTTGCTCCTGATCACCGGCCAACAAATGCCTGTACAAGGTACAACCGATGAATAATTAAAGCCTATCTTAAGGGCTCCTGAAAACTTGTCATTTAATTTGTTCTCTTACAGACGTGTTGTTTCTTgatgttgaataacatatctCTCTTCTCTTGTCTAGAGTTGTAGCGTATCTTTCTCGTGTATTAGAATCAGCATTCACAGCACTTGAAGGTCTTAACAAACAAGCCTTTCTGACTGAATTAGTAAGTAGTTCATTTGTGGTTTGATTTATGTGATTCCATTCCTATTGTAGCTCTTTTGCAGTCATAGATTTAGAATTAGATTGAATACTGTAGAATAATCGGCAAGTGCCCTGAATTCATTGAGTAATTGAAAGGTGAACTGCATATTGCATGGCCATGAACACAGCAAGAATGCTTTCAACTAATATATGATACAGTGAGAAATGGTTGTATCAAAATTCATTGaacacaaaaaaggaaaagaaaaaagcagaaCAATTGCATTATACAAGACCTTTCACATTATCTCTTTGTGGCATGTGTTAGATCAATTATGATATAATGCACAAAGATTGCCAAACAAAATTATGCAGTTTATGATATTTCTCATTGTCATTCTCTTATTGTAATATGCATGTGGTATTAACtcaatatttttgggtttggctGCCATGGTTAGGGAATTTGTAGTGATAATATAGTGATGATGAATCTTGGCACCTTCacatttgaatttatattatGGTGAAAACTTTTACTAGGGAAACCGCTTGCACAAAGGGCTGCTAAATCATTGGCAGAAGTTCACTTTTAATCCCAGGTAGGTGGACTTTCTCATAATATGTTTTGTGGCTTGCTAATTAGTTGAAAGTTTCACATCACGTAACTCGTACtaattgtttctttgtttctcaGTGGAGGACTGCGGCTGAAGCGTGACATAACTGAATATGGAGAATTTGTGCGTAGTTTCAATGCTCCTTCCGTTgatgaaaaatttgaattgcTGGGCATGTAAGTTTCCAAGAAATTGCTAGATTTCCAGCTTCTATTCatgttgatattttgaatCTAAATGTAATGATGATCTTTTTTCTGCAGAATGGCCAATGTGTTTATTGTTGCTCCTGAAAGCCTCTCAACTCTGTTTGAGGGTACCCCCAGCATACGGAAAGATGCACAGAGGTATCAGTTCGAACATGTTGAACTGTGGACTGTAAAAACACTCTTAGACCACACATGCAGACACATGAAACTCATTTTTTCCCTTCCAATGAAAGAAGAGAGATGCTTTCCAATTGATGGAAAGTTTCCAAATTTCTCgacttattttttaaaacatccAGAAAGAAATACACTAGTATCAATTCAGCATGAAGTTGTTTTGTCAGAGtgacatttatttatttttcactatctcATCGCTTTTGCTGCTTATCAAGGTTTTCTGTTGGTTGTGATAAAGTTTTGATTTGGATCCGAAATCAGGTTTATTGAGCTTAGAGAGGACTACAAGAGCGCAAAGATTGCTGCCAGACTTAGTTCCTTGTGGACAAGTTCTAGTTAATACCGAATCAGTCTGCTGATTAGATATGACCTCCCAAATTTTAATTCTCATCCGGCTGTTCCTGAGCTTAGAAAAATGGCATATCAAGTTGAATTCATCTGGAGGCACAGACGCCAAGCAAAGGAac
The Prunus dulcis chromosome 2, ALMONDv2, whole genome shotgun sequence DNA segment above includes these coding regions:
- the LOC117618559 gene encoding exocyst complex component SEC10b, yielding MKESRDGIRSGRHSKSSSVSSLPLILDIDDFKGEFSFDALFGNLVNDLLPSFQEEETDISEGHSNISGHDGLSNGHMRAPSDAAKFAQGLSDPLFPEVDKILSLFKDSCKELVDLQKQIDGRLNNLKKEVSVQDSKHRKTLAELEKGVDGLFGSFARLDSRISSVGQTAAKIGDHLQSADAQRDTASQTIELIKYLMEFNSSPGDLMELSPLFSDDSRVAEAAKIAQKLRAFAEEDIGRQGIAVPSLMGNATASRGLEVAVSNLQDYCNELENRLLARFDAASQRRELSTMAECAKILSQFNRGTSAMQHYVATRPMFIDVEVMNADTRLVLGDEGSQASPSNVARGLSSLYKEITDTVRKEAATIMAVFPSPNEVMSILVQRVLEQRVTALLDKLLVKPSLVNIPPIEEGGLLLYLRMLAVAYEKTQELARDLRAVGCGDLDVEGLTESLFSSHKDGYPEHEQGSLRQLYQAKMAELRAESQQISESSGTIGRSKGAAVASSHQQISVTVVTEFVRWNEEAITRCTLFSSQPATLAANVKAVFTSLLDQVSQYITEGLERARDSLTEAAALRERFVLGTSVSRRVAAAAASAAEAAAAAGESSFRSFMVAVQRCGSSVAIVQQYFSNSISRLLLPVDGAHAASCEEMATAMSSAESAAYKGLQQCIETVMAEVERLLSAEQKATDYRSPEDGFAPDHRPTNACTRVVAYLSRVLESAFTALEGLNKQAFLTELGNRLHKGLLNHWQKFTFNPSGGLRLKRDITEYGEFVRSFNAPSVDEKFELLGIMANVFIVAPESLSTLFEGTPSIRKDAQRFIELREDYKSAKIAARLSSLWTSSS